The Rhodopseudomonas palustris genome window below encodes:
- a CDS encoding DUF2218 domain-containing protein yields the protein MQTSRATVNTAHASRYLQQLCKHWSHKFETEFDAVKGRIALPLGEARLTAEPERLVIDLTAGDAAALTTLQDVVASHIERFAFRETLRFDWE from the coding sequence ATGCAAACCAGCCGCGCAACCGTGAACACGGCGCATGCGAGCCGATATTTGCAGCAGCTCTGCAAGCATTGGTCCCACAAATTCGAAACCGAGTTCGATGCGGTCAAGGGCCGGATCGCGCTTCCGCTGGGAGAGGCGCGGTTGACGGCCGAACCGGAGCGCCTGGTGATCGATCTGACCGCGGGGGACGCGGCCGCTCTCACCACGCTCCAGGACGTCGTGGCCAGTCATATCGAGAGATTTGCGTTTCGCGAGACGCTCCGCTTCGACTGGGAGTAA